A window from Schistosoma haematobium chromosome 3, whole genome shotgun sequence encodes these proteins:
- a CDS encoding hypothetical protein (EggNog:ENOG410V82B~COG:S) — protein sequence MGSTNSRIETNLNPIKTYTGFENHDNELVISKESFRNKFDLCFYDLADLLWDNFKGDRNSNDEFLVLRKYQSIIEYLSSAQDKLEIFLGLFKLRALSESDVKALFKWFLLGRDLKPDTWQLIITSILSSDENGTYKHHTIVSCLNRLCPDICNDLVNILLQLLKDNHSFNLTDFNPYSLSGTILTSDLQWLFSTFLTYPYKRAPKTCLLQTTPLECVCILF from the exons ATGGGTAGTACAAATAGTCGTATTGAAACAAATCTAAATCCAATAAAAACGTATACAGGATTTGAAAACCAT GATAATGAACTAGTTATTTCTAAGGAATCATTTCGA AATAAGTTTGACCTCTGTTTCTATGATTTGGCCGATCTTTTATGGGATAATTTCAAAGGTGATCGTAATTCCAATGATGAATTCCTGGTTCTCAGAAAATATCAAAGCATAATTGAATACTTGTCTTCTGCTCAGGATAAACTGGAGATATTTCTAGGTTTGTTTAAGCTACGTGCACTAAGTGAATCAG ATGTTAAAGCATTATTTAAGTGGTTCTTGCTGGGAAGAGATTTGAAACCAGACACGTGGCAATTAATAATTACTTCTATCTTGTCCTCA GATGAAAATGGTACATACAAGCATCACACAATTGTCAGCTGTTTGAATCGCTTATGTCCAGATATTTGTAATGACTTAGTCAATATACTTTTACAACTCTTAAAGgataatcattcatttaatttG ACAGATTTCAACCCTTATTCACTTTCCGGAACAATATTAACGTCGGATCTCCAGTGGTTGTTCTCTACTTTTCTCACTTATCCATACAAACGTGCACCGAAAACGTGTCTACTTCAAACAACACCATTAGAATGTGTATGTATATTATTCTGA